The following are encoded together in the Argopecten irradians isolate NY chromosome 5, Ai_NY, whole genome shotgun sequence genome:
- the LOC138322616 gene encoding pyrethroid hydrolase Ces2e-like isoform X2 → MLSAKMTGFLVLVMTSLLTAHATDQFSPIVVTPSGPIKGVVVPALGQDVLQFRNIPYAKPPVGELRFRKPVPVEPWTETLDGRKFGPSCMQYKDLLEDVWDGLENKELSEDCLQLNVYVPRAVSTSDKKAVMVAIHGGSYLIGQAAADDPSFLALKDVIVVSINYRLGIFGFLSTGDDVIKGNFAIWDMIESLKWVNRNIAAFGGDPDRVTVFGESAGGFATSTLAVIPSNKGLFHRIIAQSGSVTSVMAFSRDPLRVTKAMAQQLGCIPDLEAAIDNTVLTECFQKKSPEELLEVSMDPTMNVEYLGYFALRSILWPVVDGELFVEESVVSLRDPNSAVSAFYRSLDVIAGSTSNEGSLTMYMFHEHQEKMNFDLQQGIPTSVLCEVLGPAVARDMYGDESLSDDICREYTSNDQLQQSKNINYLYEDSCFVAPALQLVEFHSQGRTSSNTYHYVYSQELSFTYMFPLPAWMEGLGAGHAMELPYLFGPASQTDESLATEEGRAFTDVNPNGGNLVPWKQFNTESRDYLELKFQPVQGQNLYERRMNFLLRDLPNRQQRNTKTEL, encoded by the exons AT GTTGTCCGCTAAGATGACTGGATTCCTGGTTTTAGTGATGACATCACTTCTGACAGCACATGCCACTGACCAATTCTCACCAATAGTGGTCACTCCGTCCGGACCAATTAAGGGTGTAGTCGTCCCAGCCCTGGGTCAGGATGTCCTACAGTTCCGGAACATTCCGTATGCCAAACCCCCTGTAGGTGAGCTCAGGTTCCGAAAACCAGTACCAGTAGAGCCGTGGACAGAGACTTTGGACGGGAGAAAGTTTGGTCCTTCCTGTATGCAGTATAAAGATCTACTAGAGGACGTGTGGGATGGACTGGAGAACAAAGAACTGTCTGAGGACTGTCTACAGCTGAACGTGTATGTGCCGCGGGCCGTGTCAACATCCGACAAAAAAGCTGTGATGGTAGCGATCCATGGCGGATCTTATTTGATTGGACAAGCCGCCGCCGATGATCCTTCCTTTCTAGCTCTCAAAGACGTGATTGTAGTCAGCATAAACTATCGTCTGGGTATCTTTGGATTCCTTAGCACCGGAGATGACGTAATCAAGGGGAATTTCGCTATCTGGGACATGATAGAATCCCTAAAATGGGTCAACCGGAACATCGCCGCTTTCGGTGGTGATCCGGACAGAGTGACCGTATTCGGAGAGTCCGCTGGAGGTTTTGCAACTTCTACACTCGCCGTTATTCCTAGCAACAAAGGTCTCTTCCACCGCATTATTGCTCAAAGTGGATCAGTGACCAGCGTCATGGCGTTTTCTAGAGACCCATTGAGAGTGACAAAAGCGATGGCACAACAACTTGGGTGTATCCCTGACCTCGAAGCTGCCATTGATAATACTGTGTTGACAGAATGTTTCCAAAAGAAATCACCCGAAGAACTTCTAGAGGTTTCCATGGACCCGACAATGAATGTAGAGTATTTAGGATATTTCGCTTTACGATCTATACTCTGGCCAGTTGTGGACGGCGAGTTGTTTGTTGAGGAGTCAGTGGTCAGCCTTAGAGATCCTAACTCGGCCGTGTCAGCCTTCTACAGGTCCCTGGATGTGATAGCAGGATCCACCAGTAATGAGGGGTCGCTAACCATGTACATGTTCCATGAGCACCAGGAGAAGATGAACTTTGACCTACAGCAGGGCATCCCGACGTCTGTGCTGTGTGAGGTCCTTGGACCAGCAGTAGCGAGGGATATGTATGGGGATGAGTCGTTGTCTGATGACATCTGTAGAGAATACACCTCGAACGATCAACTACAACAAAGTAAGAACATCAACTATCTGTACGAGGATTCGTGCTTTGTGGCTCCAGCGTTACAGCTTGTGGAATTCCATTCCCAGGGTAGGACATCGTCTAACACCTACCACTACGTGTACAGCCAGGAACTTAGTTTTACCTACATGTTCCCACTACCGGCTTGGATGGAGGGATTGGGAGCTGGACATGCAATGGAACTGCCTTATCTTTTTGGCCCAGCTAGTCAAACGGATGAGTCTTTAGCTACAGAAGAGGGCAGAGCATTCACAGATGT TAACCCTAATGGTGGAAACCTGGTGCCGTGGAAACAATTCAACACCGAGTCCAGAGATTACCTGGAGCTCAAGTTCCAGCCAGTGCAGGGCCAGAACCTATACGAGAGGAGGATGAACTTCTTGTTACGTGACCTTCCAAATAGGCAGCAACGCAATACGAAAACTGAACTTTGA
- the LOC138322616 gene encoding fatty acyl-CoA hydrolase precursor, medium chain-like isoform X1: protein MLSAKMTGFLVLVMTSLLTAHATDQFSPIVVTPSGPIKGVVVPALGQDVLQFRNIPYAKPPVGELRFRKPVPVEPWTETLDGRKFGPSCMQYKDLLEDVWDGLENKELSEDCLQLNVYVPRAVSTSDKKAVMVAIHGGSYLIGQAAADDPSFLALKDVIVVSINYRLGIFGFLSTGDDVIKGNFAIWDMIESLKWVNRNIAAFGGDPDRVTVFGESAGGFATSTLAVIPSNKGLFHRIIAQSGSVTSVMAFSRDPLRVTKAMAQQLGCIPDLEAAIDNTVLTECFQKKSPEELLEVSMDPTMNVEYLGYFALRSILWPVVDGELFVEESVVSLRDPNSAVSAFYRSLDVIAGSTSNEGSLTMYMFHEHQEKMNFDLQQGIPTSVLCEVLGPAVARDMYGDESLSDDICREYTSNDQLQQSKNINYLYEDSCFVAPALQLVEFHSQGRTSSNTYHYVYSQELSFTYMFPLPAWMEGLGAGHAMELPYLFGPASQTDESLATEEGRAFTDVLVSYWTNFAKTGNPNGGNLVPWKQFNTESRDYLELKFQPVQGQNLYERRMNFLLRDLPNRQQRNTKTEL, encoded by the exons AT GTTGTCCGCTAAGATGACTGGATTCCTGGTTTTAGTGATGACATCACTTCTGACAGCACATGCCACTGACCAATTCTCACCAATAGTGGTCACTCCGTCCGGACCAATTAAGGGTGTAGTCGTCCCAGCCCTGGGTCAGGATGTCCTACAGTTCCGGAACATTCCGTATGCCAAACCCCCTGTAGGTGAGCTCAGGTTCCGAAAACCAGTACCAGTAGAGCCGTGGACAGAGACTTTGGACGGGAGAAAGTTTGGTCCTTCCTGTATGCAGTATAAAGATCTACTAGAGGACGTGTGGGATGGACTGGAGAACAAAGAACTGTCTGAGGACTGTCTACAGCTGAACGTGTATGTGCCGCGGGCCGTGTCAACATCCGACAAAAAAGCTGTGATGGTAGCGATCCATGGCGGATCTTATTTGATTGGACAAGCCGCCGCCGATGATCCTTCCTTTCTAGCTCTCAAAGACGTGATTGTAGTCAGCATAAACTATCGTCTGGGTATCTTTGGATTCCTTAGCACCGGAGATGACGTAATCAAGGGGAATTTCGCTATCTGGGACATGATAGAATCCCTAAAATGGGTCAACCGGAACATCGCCGCTTTCGGTGGTGATCCGGACAGAGTGACCGTATTCGGAGAGTCCGCTGGAGGTTTTGCAACTTCTACACTCGCCGTTATTCCTAGCAACAAAGGTCTCTTCCACCGCATTATTGCTCAAAGTGGATCAGTGACCAGCGTCATGGCGTTTTCTAGAGACCCATTGAGAGTGACAAAAGCGATGGCACAACAACTTGGGTGTATCCCTGACCTCGAAGCTGCCATTGATAATACTGTGTTGACAGAATGTTTCCAAAAGAAATCACCCGAAGAACTTCTAGAGGTTTCCATGGACCCGACAATGAATGTAGAGTATTTAGGATATTTCGCTTTACGATCTATACTCTGGCCAGTTGTGGACGGCGAGTTGTTTGTTGAGGAGTCAGTGGTCAGCCTTAGAGATCCTAACTCGGCCGTGTCAGCCTTCTACAGGTCCCTGGATGTGATAGCAGGATCCACCAGTAATGAGGGGTCGCTAACCATGTACATGTTCCATGAGCACCAGGAGAAGATGAACTTTGACCTACAGCAGGGCATCCCGACGTCTGTGCTGTGTGAGGTCCTTGGACCAGCAGTAGCGAGGGATATGTATGGGGATGAGTCGTTGTCTGATGACATCTGTAGAGAATACACCTCGAACGATCAACTACAACAAAGTAAGAACATCAACTATCTGTACGAGGATTCGTGCTTTGTGGCTCCAGCGTTACAGCTTGTGGAATTCCATTCCCAGGGTAGGACATCGTCTAACACCTACCACTACGTGTACAGCCAGGAACTTAGTTTTACCTACATGTTCCCACTACCGGCTTGGATGGAGGGATTGGGAGCTGGACATGCAATGGAACTGCCTTATCTTTTTGGCCCAGCTAGTCAAACGGATGAGTCTTTAGCTACAGAAGAGGGCAGAGCATTCACAGATGTGTTAGTATCGTACTGGACTAACTTCGCAAAAACGGG TAACCCTAATGGTGGAAACCTGGTGCCGTGGAAACAATTCAACACCGAGTCCAGAGATTACCTGGAGCTCAAGTTCCAGCCAGTGCAGGGCCAGAACCTATACGAGAGGAGGATGAACTTCTTGTTACGTGACCTTCCAAATAGGCAGCAACGCAATACGAAAACTGAACTTTGA